The genomic region ATCTCGCAGAGCGCCGAGGCGAGGCCGCCGCGGGTCGGGTCGCGCATGGCGTGCACGCCCGGGAAGGCCTCGAGCAGCGCCGCCACCAGCCCGTGCAGCGGCGCGGTGTCGCTCCGCACCTCGCCCCCGAAGGCGAGCCCCTCGCGCTGCGAGAGGATGGTCACGCCGTGATCGCCGACGGCCCCGGAGAGCAGGATGGCGTCCCCCGCCGCCACCCGGCGCGAGGAGAGCTCGGCGCCCGGCAGCGCGACCCCGATCCCGGCGGTGTTGACGAAGACCTTGTCTCCCTTGCCCCGGTCCACCACCTTCGTGTCCCCGGTCACCACCTGCACGCCGGCCGCCTCCGCGGCGCGCCGGATCGACGCGATCACCCGCTCCAGCTCGGAGAGGGCGAGCCCCTCCTCCAGGATGAGCGCCAGCGAGAGGAAGAGCGGCCGGGCGCCGCCCATGGCGAGGTCGTTGACGGTGCCGTTCACCGCCGGCTCGCCGATGTCGCCGCCGGGGAAGAAGAGCGGCGTGACCACGTAGGAGTCGGTGGTGAAGGCGAGC from Anaeromyxobacter paludicola harbors:
- the hypE gene encoding hydrogenase expression/formation protein HypE, producing MSSSDAAAPFGACPVPLTEVREILMGHGSGGKLTARLVEQLLLPAFRNPMLEPLDDQAWVDAGGARLAFTTDSYVVTPLFFPGGDIGEPAVNGTVNDLAMGGARPLFLSLALILEEGLALSELERVIASIRRAAEAAGVQVVTGDTKVVDRGKGDKVFVNTAGIGVALPGAELSSRRVAAGDAILLSGAVGDHGVTILSQREGLAFGGEVRSDTAPLHGLVAALLEAFPGVHAMRDPTRGGLASALCEIAGRRRLGVEVDERAVPVHDGVRGACELLGLDPFVVANEGKLVAFVPEAGAERALAALRSHPLGREAARIGRVVAEHPGFVTLRTPIGGQRILDLPYGESLPRIC